Proteins encoded together in one Prochlorococcus marinus str. MIT 9211 window:
- a CDS encoding DUF1499 domain-containing protein, translated as MCFKKNLLLAIITFVFILQANPSFALSKVETIPECIQTGNCFSTNIKTKDVEASFNKLLSNMSLLPRSKLLESTKEYYHWTVKSFVFRFTDDIEAFLLSSENIIQLKSASRIGIYDFGINKQRVKKLSQDLFN; from the coding sequence ATGTGCTTTAAAAAAAATCTTCTGCTTGCAATCATCACCTTTGTATTCATATTGCAGGCAAACCCTTCATTTGCATTAAGTAAGGTAGAAACTATTCCAGAATGTATTCAAACTGGCAATTGCTTTTCAACGAATATCAAGACGAAAGATGTTGAAGCAAGCTTTAATAAACTATTAAGCAATATGTCTTTATTGCCAAGATCTAAACTTTTAGAAAGCACTAAAGAATATTACCATTGGACTGTTAAAAGCTTTGTTTTCAGATTTACTGACGATATTGAAGCTTTTCTATTGTCTTCAGAAAACATCATTCAACTCAAATCGGCTTCTAGAATAGGGATTTATGATTTTGGGATTAATAAGCAACGGGTTAAGAAGCTTTCTCAAGATTTATTTAATTAA
- a CDS encoding SemiSWEET family sugar transporter: MSSLSPIDILGLVAGSLTTAAFVPQLLKVWISKSANDISYLMFILFIIGIVLWEIYGWEIHSMPVILFNIITFILGLAILILKFVFDSRNNLKSKEKIINNTSN, translated from the coding sequence ATGTCCTCATTAAGTCCTATTGATATTTTAGGGTTAGTAGCAGGCTCATTGACAACAGCTGCTTTCGTGCCTCAACTGTTAAAAGTATGGATATCAAAGTCAGCAAATGATATTTCCTACCTTATGTTTATTCTATTTATTATAGGAATTGTTTTATGGGAGATATATGGCTGGGAAATTCATTCGATGCCCGTTATTTTATTCAATATAATCACCTTCATACTAGGTTTGGCAATCTTAATACTGAAGTTTGTCTTTGATAGTAGAAACAACCTTAAATCAAAAGAGAAAATTATAAATAATACTTCTAATTAG
- a CDS encoding methyltransferase domain-containing protein, producing MALTFLTDYQRTKQDETDDELFYAEPRFVNHLDQGFRSRLTQLYRDRITSGSVVLDLMSSWVSHLPNDLKYKQVIGHGLNKLELEANKQLDRFWVQNFNRSQKLPLEDDSVDAALLVAAWQYLQYPEKIASEIRRVVKPKGQLIVSFSNRAFWTKSPRIWLEGSDSDRLNYVRDVLRMQGWLDIEYVIENTFSKAFFSLLPLKGDPFFSVIAVKESF from the coding sequence ATGGCACTCACTTTTCTTACTGATTACCAGAGAACGAAACAAGACGAGACGGATGATGAATTATTTTATGCAGAGCCTCGCTTTGTTAATCATTTAGACCAGGGCTTTCGATCTAGGCTTACGCAGCTTTATAGGGACAGGATAACTTCAGGTTCTGTTGTGCTTGATTTAATGAGTAGTTGGGTAAGTCATTTGCCAAACGATTTAAAATATAAGCAAGTGATAGGTCATGGACTGAATAAATTAGAATTAGAGGCCAATAAACAATTAGATAGGTTTTGGGTTCAAAATTTTAATAGGAGCCAAAAACTACCTTTAGAAGATGATTCTGTAGATGCAGCTTTATTGGTAGCAGCCTGGCAGTATCTACAGTATCCAGAAAAAATTGCATCAGAAATTAGAAGAGTTGTCAAACCGAAAGGTCAATTGATAGTCTCATTTTCTAATAGGGCATTTTGGACAAAATCTCCCAGAATTTGGTTGGAAGGCTCAGATAGTGATCGTCTAAACTATGTTAGGGATGTGTTGCGTATGCAAGGTTGGTTAGACATAGAATATGTTATTGAAAATACCTTCTCAAAAGCTTTTTTTTCTTTACTGCCTCTGAAAGGAGATCCTTTTTTTTCAGTAATAGCTGTTAAGGAATCTTTCTGA
- a CDS encoding DUF2214 family protein, producing MSLVFASFNVNSALVAYIHYLSIILCFGALIYERLSLKIDPNRIEAISMVIADVVYGLAGLSLLISGILRVKYFGEPPEFYTHNPIFWCKVGIYVFVGLLSLYPTITYILWAIPLSKNKLPVVGENLVSRLRLLINIEITGFCLIPLFATLMARGIGL from the coding sequence ATGTCTTTGGTTTTTGCATCTTTTAATGTAAACAGTGCCTTGGTTGCTTATATACACTATTTAAGCATCATCCTATGCTTTGGAGCTTTAATATACGAAAGGCTTAGTTTAAAAATAGATCCTAATAGAATTGAAGCTATTTCAATGGTTATAGCCGATGTTGTTTACGGATTAGCAGGCTTATCCCTTTTGATTAGCGGGATTCTAAGAGTTAAGTACTTTGGGGAGCCACCAGAGTTTTATACTCACAACCCTATTTTTTGGTGCAAAGTTGGAATATATGTGTTTGTAGGCCTTTTATCTCTTTATCCAACAATTACATATATTCTTTGGGCTATCCCATTAAGTAAAAATAAATTACCTGTGGTAGGGGAAAATTTAGTTTCAAGGTTGCGACTTTTAATTAATATAGAAATCACCGGCTTTTGCTTAATACCTCTATTCGCAACTTTAATGGCGCGTGGAATAGGACTCTAA